Proteins encoded together in one Impatiens glandulifera chromosome 1, dImpGla2.1, whole genome shotgun sequence window:
- the LOC124911319 gene encoding ABC transporter G family member 39-like, whose translation MEVWKLDDDDGDLFRQNKRQDEDDEEELEWAAIEKLSTYDRLRKRMFNMILDNGKVVQKEVEVTKLGRQERKQLMESVFQIVEQDNEKFLKRLRQRTDRVGIEIPRIEVRYEKLSIEGDVYVGSRALPTLFNASLNLIESILELFRLSPSKKRRIQILKHANGFVKPSRMTLLLGPPGAGKTTLLLAIAGKLDKNLRNALNILQTCGKITYCGEELQDFIPQRTSAYISQHDLHHGEMTVRETLDFSGRCFGVGTRYDLLVELSRREKAAGIQPDPDINAFMKAIAVSGQENSLITDYVLKILGMEICADTMVGSEMRRGISGGQKKRVTTGEMLVGPAKVLLMDEISTGLDSTTTFQIVKFMRQMVHIMDVTMVISLLQPAPETYDLFDDIILLSEGEIVYQGPRENVLEFFEYMGFKCPERKGVADFLQEVTSKKDQEQYWFKKDQFYRYVSISEFVDGFNGFHIGQQLADELSLPYDKSKAHPAALVKEKYGLSNKEIFKACFDREWLLMKRNSFIYIFKTIQITIMSLICMTVFWRSTMPYGSLKDGGKYFGALFFGLINVMFNGMTELGMTVFRLPVFHKQRDFLFFPSWAFALPIWILRIPVSFTESLIWIVLTYYTIGFAPAASRFFRQFLAFFGIHQMALSLFRFIAAVGRTMVMASTLGSFTLLLVFVLGGFVVAKNDIQPFMIWGYYISPMMYGQNAVVMNEFLDKRWSTPNVDTRIDASTVGEVLLKSRSFYTHDSMFWVCIAALFGFSVLFNFFFIAALTFLNPLGNSKVVILEEDADKNKNSSSEGLHCNSTPTNLADKTVSRKGMILPFQPLSLAFNHINYYLDMPSEMKSQGIQEDCLQLLRDVSGAFLPGILTALVGVSGAGKTTLMDVLAGRKTGGYIEGSISVSGYPKNQATFARISGYCEQNDIHSPYVTVYESLLFSAWLRLSKDVNAKTRKVFVEEVMELVELNPIRNSLVGLPGVDGLSTEQRKRLTIAVELVANPSIVFMDEPTSGLDARAAAIVMRTIRNTVDTGRTVVCTIHQPSIDIFEAFDELLLMKRGGQVIYAGPLGQQSHKLIEYFETIQGVTKITKGYNPATWMLEVTSPHVESQFNLDFAEVYANSSLYQRNQELIKELSTKSPGSQDLYFPTKYSQSFTSQCQACFWKQHWSYWRNPQYNAIRLFVTIVIACIFGLIFWNKGQILSKEQDLMNLFGALYSAILFLGATNALSVQPVVAIERTVFYRERAAGMYSSLSYAFAQVAIETIYILIQTAVYTLILYSMIGFVWTSTKFLWFYLFIVMCFIYFTMFGMMVVALTPGLQIAGILMSFCFSFWNLFSGFLIPRPQIPIWWRWYYWGSPIAWTLYGLLTSQVGDRESPLEVPGSDSIPIKMYLKSEFGFEYNFLPAVAVAHVGWVVLFFLVFACGIKYLNFQRR comes from the exons AGCATTCTCGAGCTATTTCGTCTATCCCCTTCAAAGAAAAGAAGAATTCAGATTCTCAAGCATGCAAACGGCTTTGTCAAACCATCTCG GATGACATTGCTACTTGGACCCCCTGGTGCAGGGAAGACAACATTGTTGCTAGCCATTGCTGGAAAGCTTGATAAAAATTTAAGG AATGCTCTAAATATTTTGCAGACTTGTGGGAAAATTACATATTGTGGAGAAGAGTTACAAGATTTTATTCCTCAAAGAACCTCTGCTTATATTAGTCAACACGATcttcaccatggagaaatgacTGTTAGAGAAACTTTGGATTTCTCTGGAAGATGTTTCGGAGTTGGAACAAGATATGACCTATTGGTTGAACTCTCGAGACGAGAGAAAGCAGCAGGAATTCAACCAGATCCTGATATCAATGCATTCATGAAAGCCATAGCAGTTTCAGGACAAGAAAACAGTTTAATTACAGATTATGTTCTCAAG ATACTTGGAATGGAAATTTGCGCTGATACAATGGTTGGCAGTGAAATGAGGCGTGGCATATCTGGAGGACAAAAGAAGCGCGTGACCACTG GAGAGATGTTGGTTGGACCAGCAAAAGTTCTTCTAATGGATGAAATATCAACTGGATTGGATAGTACAACTACTTTTCAAATTGTCAAATTCATGAGGCAGATGGTACATATAATGGATGTAACTATGGTTATTTCTCTTCTACAGCCTGCCCCCGAGACTTATGATCTTTTTGACGATATTATTTTACTTTCGGAAGGTGAAATTGTCTATCAAGGTCCACGAGAGAATGTTCTTGAGTTCTTTGAGTACATGGGTTTTAAATGTCCCGAAAGGAAAGGAGTGGCTGACTTTCTACAAGAGGTCACGTCTAAGAAAGATCAAGAACAATATTGGTTCAAAAAAGATCAATTTTATAGATATGTTTCTATTTCAGAATTCGTGGATGGTTTCAATGGATTCCACATTGGCCAACAGTTAGCAGACGAACTTAGTCTTCCTTATGATAAATCCAAGGCTCATCCAGCAGCATTGGTGAAAGAAAAGTATGGTCTCTCTAATAAGGAGATTTTCAAAGCTTGTTTTGACAGGGAATGGCTATTAATGAAGCGGAATAGTTTTATTTACATATTCAAGACTATTCAAATAACGATTATGTCATTGATATGTATGACGGTTTTCTGGAGGTCTACAATGCCATATGGCTCCTTGAAGGATGGAGGAAAATATTTTGGAGCTCTCTTCTTTGGTCTTATCAATGTGATGTTTAATGGTATGACGGAACTAGGGATGACTGTTTTTAGGCTCCCGGTATTTCATAAGCAGAGAGATTTCCTGTTTTTTCCGTCGTGGGCTTTTGCCTTGCCAATTTGGATTCTTAGGATTCCTGTGTCTTTCACTGAATCATTAATATGGATTGTTCTAACATATTACACAATAGGATTTGCTCCGGCTGCAAGCAG GTTCTTCCGGCAATTCTTGGCATTCTTTGGAATACATCAAATGGCACTGTCCCTTTTCCGTTTTATTGCTGCAGTGGGAAGAACAATGGTTATGGCAAGTACATTGGGGTCATTTACCTTGCTCTTGGTATTTGTTCTTGGAGGTTTTGTAGTTGCTAAAA ATGACATTCAGCCTTTTATGATATGGGGTTACTATATTTCTCCTATGATGTATGGTCAGAATGCCGTTGTCATGAATGAATTTCTAGACAAGAGATGGAGCACT CCAAATGTGGATACGAGGATTGATGCATCTACGGTTGGAGAAGTACTACTCAAGTCAAGAAGCTTCTACACACACGATTCCATGTTTTGGGTTTGTATTGCTGCACTCTTTGGGTTTTCCGTTCTCTTCAACTTTTTCTTCATTGCAGCGTTGACATTTTTAAACC caTTAGGGAATTCAAAAGTTGTTATCTTAGAGGAAGATGCTGACAAGAACAAGAATTCTTCTTCTGAAGGTTTGCATTGTA ACTCGACACCAACCAACTTGGCAGATAAAACTGTTTCAAGAAAAGGAATGATTTTGCCCTTCCAACCCCTTTCACTCGCTTTCAACCACATCAACTATTATTTGGACATGCCGTCT GAAATGAAAAGTCAAGGAATTCAAGAAGATTGTCTGCAACTACTAAGAGATGTTAGTGGCGCTTTCCTCCCTGGGATTCTGACAGCCCTAGTCGGTGTTAGTGGTGCTGGGAAAACCACTCTAATGGATGTTCTAGCTGGACGAAAGACAGGTGGGTACATAGAAGGAAGCATTAGCGTTTCAGGTTATCCTAAAAACCAAGCAACATTTGCTCGAATTAGTGGGTACTGTGAGCAGAACGACATTCATTCACCTTATGTTACGGTTTATGAGTCTCTTCTATTCTCGGCATGGCTAAGACTCTCGAAAGATGTGAATGCTAAAACACGCAAGGTGTTTGTTGAAGAAGTGATGGAGTTGGTTGAGCTTAATCCAATAAGGAATTCTCTAGTGGGTCTTCCTGGTGTGGATGGTCTTTCCACTGAACAGAGGAAGAGGCTGACAATAGCTGTAGAATTGGTTGCTAATCCTTCTATAGTATTCATGGATGAACCGACATCTGGACTTGACGCAAGAGCTGCTGCCATTGTCATGAGAACTATCAGAAATACAGTCGACACTGGAAGAACCGTTGTTTGCACAATTCACCAGCCTAGCATAGACATTTTCGAGGCTTTTGATGAG TTACTTTTGATGAAGAGAGGAGGTCAAGTCATCTATGCCGGACCTCTAGGCCAACAGTCTCACAAGCTAATTGAGTACTTTGAA ACTATCCAAGGGGTTACCAAGATTACAAAAGGTTACAATCCGGCAACATGGATGTTGGAAGTTACGTCTCCTCACGTGGAATCCCAATTCAATTTGGATTTTGCAGAGGTTTATGCAAACTCATCGCTTTATCA GAGGAATCAAGAACTCATTAAAGAACTCAGTACCAAGTCACCCGGTTCCCAGGATCTCTATTTCCCAACCAAGTATTCTCAATCATTCACCTCTCAGTGTCAAGCTTGTTTCTGGAAACAACACTGGTCTTACTGGAGGAATCCGCAATATAATGCCATTCGACTCTTCGTAACAATAGTTATCGCTTGCATATTTGGCTTAATATTCTGGAACAAAGGGCAGATATT ATCGAAAGAACAAGATTTGATGAATCTTTTTGGAGCTCTCTACTCAGCCATTCTTTTCCTTGGAGCGACAAACGCTTTGTCAGTTCAGCCCGTTGTAGCTATTGAGAGAACAGTATTCTACCGCGAAAGAGCAGCCGGGATGTACTCATCCTTGTCATATGCATTTGCTCAG GTCGCCATAGAAACAATATACATTTTAATACAAACGGCGGTGTACACTCTTATCCTCTACTCCATGATCGGTTTTGTATGGACTTCTACAAAGTTCTTGTGGTTCTACTTATTTATCGTAATGTGCTTCATCTATTTCACCATGTTTGGAATGATGGTTGTCGCACTCACACCTGGCCTCCAAATTGCGGGCATCCTGATGTCTTTCTGTTTTAGCTTTTGGAACTTATTCTCCGGTTTCCTCATCCCTAGACCG CAAATACCAATTTGGTGGAGGTGGTATTATTGGGGGTCTCCGATAGCTTGGACACTATACGGGCTACTGACATCGCAGGTTGGCGATAGAGAGTCGCCATTGGAGGTGCCCGGTTCAGATAGTATTCCGATAAAGATGTATCTAAAATCGGAGTTTGGTTTCGAATATAACTTCCTACCAGCAGTTGCGGTTGCTCATGTTGGTTgggttgttttattttttcttgtcTTTGCTTGTGGAATCAAGTACCTTAATTTCCAAAGGAGATAA